The following proteins come from a genomic window of Brevibacillus antibioticus:
- a CDS encoding vWA domain-containing protein yields MSQRRVSLLMLICSLVGGVIGFLVGEVMLGKLSGEIPQWLLMGLYFGQYAFFIGLMCLIAEMISPRLNGVGWKQRYLGFSWKMLVPSTFLMVGVVAMLLQLLYGSSFQQASGTNNIIMVLDTSGSMQSSDPDNQLFKAAADMVQRMDSDMNIAVVTFHDQTNVLQPLTELSSQSVKDEVVKKLLRYPRTDGGTRIDLALQAGLDQMQANQMANSTVVLMSDGYSGLDVPAALAPYKQNHVIVHTVGMSKIDADGTALLQEIAAETGGSYFNVEHADQMTGIFGQIYDMSRTDRNIVSERTGATEANMFYAITRVVSVLILGALLGLALGLIFDNRHLAKSFTIGGAVSGLLAGLVLEMGLSSIDLLDMVVRLLACSLLAVILTLFTLFVPASMSGGSSFAKRRLNNRQNPRALDAGNQSSKRFE; encoded by the coding sequence ATGAGTCAGAGAAGGGTAAGCTTACTCATGCTAATTTGTAGTCTGGTAGGTGGCGTGATCGGATTTTTGGTCGGGGAAGTTATGCTCGGCAAGCTGTCCGGAGAAATACCGCAATGGTTGTTAATGGGACTTTATTTTGGTCAATATGCCTTTTTCATAGGACTGATGTGCCTCATTGCGGAAATGATCTCGCCACGACTGAATGGAGTCGGCTGGAAGCAGCGCTACCTGGGCTTTTCCTGGAAAATGCTTGTGCCCAGCACGTTTTTGATGGTGGGTGTAGTGGCAATGCTGCTTCAGTTGCTGTACGGGTCATCGTTTCAGCAGGCCAGCGGGACCAACAATATTATCATGGTTCTGGATACGTCAGGCAGCATGCAGTCGTCTGACCCGGATAATCAATTGTTCAAAGCAGCAGCCGACATGGTGCAGCGCATGGACAGTGACATGAACATAGCGGTGGTTACGTTTCACGATCAAACGAATGTGCTGCAACCCCTTACCGAGCTGAGTAGCCAGTCCGTGAAGGATGAGGTTGTGAAGAAGCTGCTCCGATATCCACGAACGGATGGAGGCACCCGGATCGACCTGGCGCTGCAAGCGGGGCTGGACCAGATGCAGGCCAATCAAATGGCGAACAGTACGGTCGTGCTGATGTCAGACGGCTATAGTGGTCTGGATGTCCCTGCCGCACTTGCGCCCTACAAACAAAATCATGTAATTGTCCATACGGTAGGCATGAGCAAAATTGATGCAGACGGAACGGCGCTGCTTCAAGAGATCGCTGCTGAGACTGGCGGTAGCTACTTCAATGTCGAACACGCGGACCAAATGACAGGAATCTTTGGTCAGATTTACGATATGAGCCGAACAGACCGCAATATCGTTTCCGAGCGGACAGGAGCAACAGAAGCAAACATGTTTTACGCGATTACCCGTGTGGTCAGTGTTCTGATCCTCGGTGCTTTGCTCGGATTGGCGCTGGGTCTGATTTTTGACAATCGCCATCTGGCCAAAAGCTTCACGATTGGCGGGGCGGTATCAGGACTGTTAGCTGGACTCGTTTTGGAAATGGGTCTGTCGTCGATCGATTTGCTCGATATGGTGGTACGTTTGCTGGCGTGTTCCTTGCTCGCCGTCATCCTGACATTGTTCACTCTCTTTGTGCCAGCTTCCATGAGTGGCGGATCGTCTTTTGCAAAGCGCAGACTGAACAACAGACAAAACCCTCGCGCGTTGGACGCCGGGAACCAAAGCAGCAAGCGGTTTGAGTAA
- a CDS encoding beta-mannanase codes for MINREETTETFIKDVTCQHQGSEYVLNWHWAQDISCVYVHKSQFGAPFDVNELDDRQFKLYTREEYKVHKGLREKTDGIGRYTYRIFPCRLDNGKPLLLMPDGDAHVIHVSTGKAKIYYSFKRGGSWFSKHQSLQIRIFSEIPIARDVLCYVKKEGSPPAHKDDGTRYNFIRDLEPGVNLMPEIEVRKKDVVRLFFTDGKKYGEMYELIPE; via the coding sequence ATGATTAATCGGGAGGAAACAACAGAAACCTTCATCAAGGACGTCACCTGCCAGCATCAAGGGAGCGAGTATGTGCTCAATTGGCATTGGGCGCAGGATATTTCGTGCGTGTACGTGCACAAGTCGCAGTTTGGCGCCCCTTTTGACGTAAACGAGCTGGATGATCGTCAGTTCAAGCTGTATACCCGAGAGGAATACAAGGTCCACAAAGGGCTGCGGGAAAAAACAGACGGCATCGGCAGGTACACATACCGCATCTTTCCATGCCGATTGGACAATGGCAAGCCGCTACTGCTCATGCCAGACGGGGATGCCCATGTGATCCACGTCAGCACAGGAAAGGCCAAAATCTACTACTCGTTCAAACGGGGCGGAAGCTGGTTCAGCAAGCATCAATCGTTGCAGATTCGCATTTTTTCAGAGATTCCAATCGCGCGGGACGTACTTTGCTACGTAAAAAAAGAAGGCTCTCCTCCCGCCCACAAGGATGATGGTACCCGATACAATTTCATACGTGATCTCGAGCCCGGTGTCAATCTGATGCCGGAGATCGAGGTCAGGAAAAAAGACGTCGTCCGCCTGTTTTTTACGGACGGGAAAAAATACGGAGAAATGTACGAACTGATTCCTGAATAG
- a CDS encoding TRAFAC clade GTPase domain-containing protein, translating to MLSFLKNMFEKKPQVKERLPFYDIVCPYCFAKYGPDQVVFRATHHREDDEDYALQEDELLNAYRDKFGLDAIDELEAVIDPESIPEENHLYVDNVLAGVTDRYGMVSKRRLCPKCHNELPITAGKAPSNIISIVGASQVGKSVYMTSLIHTLQNTTANHFDAACMPLNAQISRKFRENYEAPLFERGQLLDSTQKEKRQEPFIFQFIFKDSDKAPLILVFFDVAGEGMVDREYLELYASHVKNSSGILFLVDPLQIKTIRDRVMLQAGDEPGEFTARYDEPREVVITLFENFIGYQEQSKTHIPTAVVLTKSDMLHLIKEDDGEYIKSNSNVFRNFVHEQYLNTAEFENIDGEIRRFIEKVDRPFKDALDVYFTNTAYFAVSALGSNPVNQRVSGVVTPIRVDEPFIWLMHQLDYIEGRER from the coding sequence ATGCTATCGTTTTTGAAAAACATGTTTGAGAAGAAGCCGCAGGTCAAGGAACGGCTTCCTTTTTACGATATTGTCTGCCCGTACTGCTTCGCCAAATACGGACCGGACCAAGTTGTCTTCCGTGCCACACATCATCGCGAGGACGACGAAGACTACGCGTTGCAGGAGGATGAGCTTCTCAATGCGTATCGGGATAAATTCGGACTGGATGCTATCGACGAGCTGGAAGCGGTGATCGATCCGGAATCCATCCCGGAGGAAAACCATTTGTACGTCGATAACGTCCTCGCAGGTGTGACCGACCGTTATGGCATGGTTTCCAAGCGCAGATTATGCCCGAAATGCCACAACGAGCTGCCGATTACAGCGGGGAAAGCACCGAGCAATATTATTTCGATTGTCGGGGCGTCCCAAGTCGGGAAGTCCGTTTACATGACCTCATTGATCCATACTTTGCAAAACACGACTGCGAATCACTTTGATGCTGCGTGTATGCCGCTCAATGCGCAGATTAGCCGCAAGTTCCGGGAGAACTACGAGGCGCCTTTGTTTGAACGCGGACAGTTGCTTGATTCTACGCAAAAAGAAAAGCGTCAGGAACCGTTCATCTTCCAGTTCATTTTCAAGGATAGCGACAAGGCACCATTGATCCTGGTGTTTTTTGACGTAGCAGGCGAGGGAATGGTCGACCGCGAGTATTTGGAGCTGTATGCGTCGCATGTGAAAAACTCATCTGGCATCCTGTTCCTGGTCGATCCGCTGCAAATCAAGACGATTCGCGATCGGGTCATGCTGCAAGCAGGGGACGAGCCAGGGGAATTCACGGCAAGATACGACGAGCCGCGTGAGGTCGTCATTACGCTGTTTGAGAACTTCATCGGCTACCAGGAGCAGAGCAAGACCCATATTCCGACTGCTGTCGTGTTGACGAAAAGCGACATGCTGCATCTGATCAAGGAAGACGATGGTGAATACATCAAGTCGAACAGCAATGTTTTCCGCAATTTTGTCCATGAACAATATTTAAATACGGCTGAATTTGAGAACATCGATGGTGAAATTCGCCGATTCATCGAAAAGGTGGATAGACCGTTTAAAGACGCGTTGGATGTTTACTTTACGAATACGGCCTATTTCGCTGTATCTGCGCTGGGGAGCAATCCAGTCAATCAAAGGGTGAGCGGTGTCGTGACGCCGATTCGCGTCGATGAACCGTTTATTTGGTTGATGCACCAGCTTGATTACATCGAGGGGAGGGAGCGGTAG
- a CDS encoding MBL fold metallo-hydrolase, giving the protein MKANTGVKMIPLQGEAFGKPMVIYPTLLWDDDRAVLVDTGMPGSWETICQEMSRAGIPPERLQAIILTHQDLDHIGSLPAIVRELGGRVEIYAHELDRPYIEGTRPLLKANPKSMAPLLAMLPEKEHEYLQWLCENPPKAMVHKTLADGEILPYCGGIRIIHTPGHTPGHISLYVEDSKALIAGDAMVYMNEVLRGPIPQNTLDMEIAVNSIKKFENLEINSIICYHGGMCQDNVQEQLYALIR; this is encoded by the coding sequence ATGAAAGCTAACACAGGTGTGAAAATGATTCCGTTACAAGGAGAGGCATTTGGCAAGCCGATGGTGATCTATCCCACCTTGCTTTGGGATGATGACCGAGCGGTATTAGTAGATACAGGAATGCCTGGTTCGTGGGAGACCATTTGTCAGGAGATGAGCCGTGCTGGCATACCACCTGAGCGTTTACAGGCTATCATTTTGACACATCAGGACCTTGATCATATCGGCAGTCTTCCAGCAATCGTTCGAGAGCTTGGTGGACGAGTTGAAATATATGCGCATGAGCTGGATCGGCCGTACATCGAAGGCACACGTCCTCTCCTCAAAGCAAATCCCAAAAGCATGGCGCCATTACTTGCGATGTTACCTGAAAAGGAACACGAGTACTTGCAATGGCTTTGCGAAAATCCGCCAAAGGCAATGGTGCACAAGACACTGGCAGACGGAGAGATTCTGCCTTATTGTGGGGGAATTCGCATCATTCATACTCCCGGACATACGCCGGGGCATATCAGCCTTTATGTAGAAGATAGCAAGGCCTTGATAGCAGGGGATGCTATGGTGTACATGAACGAAGTACTACGAGGACCAATTCCGCAAAACACGCTCGATATGGAAATAGCAGTAAATTCAATAAAAAAATTCGAGAACTTGGAAATTAATAGCATCATTTGTTATCATGGAGGCATGTGCCAAGACAACGTGCAAGAGCAGCTTTATGCTTTGATACGGTGA
- a CDS encoding cupin domain-containing protein — MSNLSRSVSNPHNNEVVTFLKTTEETNGEYLLFRTDLPPDNGIFLHYHTKLVETFEGVIGNLEVTLDGKKVILKPGEKLNIPTDKVHGFHNPSNEFVSFHVEIRPAGTFEAFVRCGYGLDTDGRSFYLPFIKQNIPKNILLLGTIFQMGQFYLPIIPRFLQKGMFAVLAALARWTGSDKSLEKYYKTSPTAPISHSEVEQTAEKTL, encoded by the coding sequence TTGTCAAATCTAAGTCGCAGTGTAAGTAACCCACACAATAATGAAGTGGTCACCTTTTTAAAGACAACGGAAGAAACGAATGGCGAATATTTGTTATTCCGTACCGATCTTCCACCGGATAACGGGATTTTTCTACACTATCATACAAAACTTGTCGAAACCTTTGAAGGTGTAATTGGAAATTTAGAGGTAACCCTTGATGGAAAAAAAGTAATCCTGAAGCCGGGAGAGAAGCTAAACATACCGACAGACAAGGTTCATGGCTTTCATAATCCCTCTAACGAATTCGTCAGCTTCCATGTCGAAATCCGTCCGGCTGGTACTTTTGAAGCGTTTGTCCGCTGTGGATACGGGCTCGACACGGACGGGCGCAGCTTTTATTTGCCGTTTATCAAGCAAAATATCCCGAAAAATATTCTTCTCTTGGGAACGATCTTTCAGATGGGACAGTTTTACCTCCCAATCATACCGCGCTTCCTGCAAAAAGGCATGTTCGCTGTGTTGGCTGCATTGGCTCGTTGGACAGGCTCAGATAAGTCGCTGGAGAAATACTACAAAACCTCTCCAACTGCACCAATCTCCCATTCCGAAGTCGAGCAAACAGCGGAAAAGACGTTATAA
- a CDS encoding AAA family ATPase has translation MSGMIVVPGYRVAEFLSTHSKLGMYRGYRNNDNLPVLFKVPIEGPSHKESLWKLKHEYRILQSLESNSVETIIELVNHNRETVMITEDFGGVPLSLLMKMKGLSLKEMLFLAVRMASCLKEIHQHGIIHKDVNPDHIMVHPETYEVKLVSFGLATKCHQEYRSVMNPKEWKGNLRYVSPEQTGRMNRTVDYRSDIYSFGVTLYELLTGKPPFLTSDMLELIHAHMARKPLAPSSVKPSVPEVLSDIVMKCLSKNTEDRYFSMSGLLADLQGCYDQLEQNGLITPFPLALEDRADHLRIPERLYGREQEIQMLIDAFEQVTNGATRMVILSGSAGVGKSALVLEAQKAFLRGRGRFVSGKFDQYNQAAPYSAIIQIFQDLIKQLLAGHERELLAWREMLLDAVQGLGQVIVDVIPQLEAVIGKQPAVPELPAAEAKNRFQWVMQRFIRIWARPDHPLVLFLDDLQWADSSSLFLIQEMVADMQISHFLLICACREQDGSVMNPLIAILTETGLKSRILRHFTLLPLREHEFNALVADTLRSDPDMTKPLATVIMQKTAGNPFYVREFIKTLYDRDLLWYGREERNWQWDLAEIEKLGTTENVADLLVEKMRRLPDSTQQQLAYAACLGNSFLLHLIAKSRNQTESEAIQHISPAIEEGLIYPIEGAEYLTYAALVEEEVASQMRIRFRFVHDRIQQAAYSLLTETERGQIHVKLGRMMWEMSQGSESGFLFEICDHMYRGKDLLEDQAERMHVAHSHLLAGQKAKSSAAFESALQYFQRGLELVGEEGWQRNHDLTMELCALSAETMYLCNQLDEAKQLFERGMQHAKTDLERVRILEMEIRMYTRLAEFPRVMEIASKALGLLGVPIPKKPGKLDIIKEMFHIKRRLKGRKIDELLYLPDVPDENYQMAMSIISYAGPSAYYVNLNWFALTILRALHLSLVHGNTVASANGYTGYGIVQAAQFGKYREAYEFGQLACRVADGFADPIAMTKAYGAFALLINHWCEHARTNIPLLKKAIQLGLDGGGNIYAAYNAHGLLEAMLYCGVPVEELEQQIEEYSDMIQQIKVVDHDDRLLLLRQALHTFTRWTDDEQTAFCHDGFDEVAYVSNLQKEGNSYKQYMYYYYKSMVHLMYGNHLQAAELLAEAEQWMDSVSGQVLVSQHVFMQTLALTGLYENANRQEKSKYGKKIKANIKKMKAWAKECPENFQHKWLLMYAEWLRVTEKKQEAGPFYEQAVQLAKKDVFLQNEAMANELAAQHYLALGLETIAKVYMTEAHEVYMLWGAVAKAREIGERYPYLLQRGRSLGASAEIATTDQTADLVDLMSVIKASQTIASELRLEMLLATMLRTVMSNAGAEKGILLLKKDGDWLIEAAGSVDLDVEIMQSVPYEQSGMLSVAVVNYTIRTEEMLVLHNASVEGVFLRDAYIAKHEPKSILCSPLWQQGKMIGVIYLENNETTHVFNEKRSEPLRLILSQIAIFIENARLYHQLEQWNQSLEKIVTERTNEIQALLQANKNLLNNAGQGFLSFSKNLLVHSEYSRECLRIFGRELAGVSVAELLYPDRSEDSMFIQSLLEKYFEAKDQGQKELYLSLFPTEIQINEMPLKLACKPIYEDRRDSPEGLMLILTDMSEQRALKSKMEREWQRLNMVVTVAISLPLFQKVLRAFDAFFEDGWKQVLGEEMAESEKLFKLVAQIHQFKGDFSQLHLIHTPQKLHDLESWLIQWAKSEERLSGEDVRAQQTFAGVQAAMQQDLSIMQHKLGVGFLDHNEHVYTIAKERWESFEHEITSLVQGEAQQELLHRIRKLRYRPVKDMLSRYEDYVSELAIRLNKTIDRVEWDAEEVQVDSERFENFARSLVHVFNNAIDHGMEEEQERLACGKERSGKIQCRIWQEDTSLCVTIRDDGRGGDREKLELALAEYVTVQERASLVSGRGIGLSIVKQEVEQLGGTLEVHTQKGEGTRFTFRIPLEEIR, from the coding sequence ATGAGCGGCATGATCGTGGTTCCAGGTTATAGGGTGGCAGAGTTTCTTTCCACTCATTCAAAATTGGGAATGTATCGGGGTTACAGAAATAACGACAATCTCCCTGTCTTATTCAAAGTACCGATAGAAGGACCTTCCCATAAAGAATCTCTGTGGAAACTGAAGCATGAATATCGCATTCTACAATCATTGGAATCCAATTCAGTGGAAACGATCATCGAACTCGTTAATCACAACCGTGAGACGGTCATGATTACGGAAGATTTCGGGGGAGTGCCGCTCTCCTTGCTTATGAAAATGAAAGGACTGTCGCTGAAGGAGATGCTCTTCCTTGCAGTTCGCATGGCTTCCTGCTTGAAGGAAATCCATCAGCACGGAATCATTCATAAGGATGTAAATCCCGATCATATCATGGTTCATCCTGAAACCTATGAGGTAAAGCTTGTTAGCTTTGGGTTGGCGACGAAATGCCACCAAGAATACCGAAGTGTGATGAATCCAAAAGAATGGAAGGGAAATCTTCGCTACGTCTCGCCGGAGCAGACGGGGAGAATGAATCGCACCGTCGATTACCGCTCCGATATTTATTCTTTTGGTGTCACGCTCTACGAGTTATTAACTGGAAAGCCGCCTTTTTTAACTTCGGACATGCTTGAACTCATACATGCTCATATGGCGAGAAAGCCGCTCGCTCCCTCCAGTGTAAAACCATCCGTTCCAGAGGTTCTATCGGACATTGTGATGAAGTGTCTGTCAAAAAATACAGAGGATCGCTACTTTAGCATGTCTGGCTTACTGGCAGACCTCCAGGGCTGTTACGACCAGCTTGAACAAAACGGTTTGATTACGCCTTTTCCGCTTGCTTTAGAAGACCGTGCTGATCACTTGCGGATTCCAGAGAGGCTGTATGGACGTGAGCAAGAAATCCAAATGCTCATCGATGCATTTGAGCAAGTCACGAACGGCGCTACGAGGATGGTTATCCTCAGTGGATCTGCAGGCGTGGGTAAATCTGCTCTCGTGCTGGAAGCGCAGAAAGCGTTTTTGAGGGGACGGGGACGTTTTGTTTCAGGAAAGTTCGATCAATATAATCAAGCCGCACCGTATTCAGCTATCATTCAAATCTTTCAGGATTTGATCAAACAGTTATTGGCAGGCCACGAACGCGAGTTGCTCGCTTGGCGAGAGATGTTACTAGACGCCGTGCAAGGACTTGGTCAAGTGATCGTGGATGTCATTCCACAGCTTGAAGCAGTGATCGGCAAACAGCCTGCCGTACCTGAGCTGCCTGCAGCGGAAGCAAAGAATCGCTTTCAATGGGTGATGCAACGCTTTATTCGGATTTGGGCACGACCAGACCATCCACTCGTTTTGTTCCTGGATGATTTGCAGTGGGCGGATTCTTCTTCGCTTTTCCTGATCCAAGAGATGGTTGCAGATATGCAGATCAGTCATTTTCTGTTGATTTGCGCTTGTCGTGAGCAGGATGGCAGTGTGATGAATCCGTTGATTGCCATTTTGACAGAGACAGGCCTCAAGAGCCGCATTTTGCGCCACTTCACGTTACTGCCGCTTCGAGAACACGAATTCAATGCGTTAGTAGCGGATACATTGCGTAGTGATCCGGACATGACGAAGCCGCTGGCTACGGTTATCATGCAAAAAACAGCTGGGAATCCGTTTTATGTAAGAGAATTCATTAAGACGCTGTATGATCGGGACTTGTTGTGGTATGGGAGAGAAGAACGGAACTGGCAATGGGATTTGGCCGAAATCGAGAAGCTGGGGACAACGGAAAATGTGGCCGATCTGCTCGTAGAAAAAATGAGAAGATTGCCTGATTCTACTCAGCAGCAGCTCGCTTATGCTGCTTGTCTGGGTAACTCGTTTTTGCTTCATTTGATAGCCAAGTCACGGAATCAAACGGAGTCCGAAGCCATCCAGCATATATCGCCTGCGATTGAGGAAGGTCTCATCTATCCGATTGAGGGAGCGGAATATCTGACTTACGCTGCGCTCGTGGAAGAAGAAGTGGCGTCGCAGATGAGAATTCGTTTCCGCTTTGTGCATGATCGAATTCAACAGGCCGCCTATTCGTTGTTAACAGAGACAGAGCGCGGACAGATTCACGTCAAGCTGGGCAGGATGATGTGGGAAATGTCCCAAGGAAGCGAATCGGGCTTTCTGTTCGAAATTTGCGATCATATGTATCGGGGCAAAGATCTACTGGAGGATCAGGCGGAGCGCATGCATGTAGCGCACAGTCATTTGCTCGCTGGACAAAAAGCGAAATCCTCTGCGGCATTTGAGTCGGCCTTGCAGTATTTCCAACGAGGTCTTGAGCTGGTGGGGGAAGAGGGCTGGCAGCGCAATCATGATCTGACCATGGAGTTGTGTGCGTTGTCTGCGGAGACGATGTACCTCTGTAACCAATTGGATGAGGCAAAGCAATTGTTTGAACGCGGGATGCAGCATGCCAAGACAGACCTGGAACGAGTTCGCATTTTGGAAATGGAAATTCGCATGTATACGCGACTGGCTGAATTCCCGCGTGTCATGGAGATCGCAAGCAAAGCCCTGGGGTTATTGGGTGTACCGATTCCGAAAAAGCCTGGCAAGCTCGATATCATTAAGGAAATGTTTCATATCAAGCGCCGCCTCAAAGGCAGAAAAATAGATGAGTTGCTGTATTTGCCGGATGTTCCCGATGAAAATTATCAGATGGCGATGAGTATCATCAGCTACGCCGGGCCATCTGCTTACTATGTCAATCTCAATTGGTTTGCTTTAACGATTTTGCGTGCCCTTCATCTGTCGCTCGTGCACGGAAACACGGTCGCCTCGGCAAATGGTTATACCGGTTACGGGATCGTACAAGCTGCTCAATTCGGAAAATATCGAGAGGCTTACGAATTTGGACAATTGGCTTGCCGTGTAGCAGATGGCTTCGCCGATCCGATAGCCATGACGAAGGCGTATGGCGCGTTTGCCTTGCTGATCAATCACTGGTGCGAGCATGCGCGGACGAACATCCCTCTCCTGAAAAAAGCGATTCAGCTCGGCTTGGACGGTGGTGGCAACATTTATGCTGCCTACAATGCCCATGGGCTTTTGGAGGCCATGCTCTATTGCGGCGTGCCAGTGGAAGAATTGGAGCAGCAAATCGAAGAATATAGCGATATGATTCAACAAATCAAGGTCGTGGATCACGATGATCGGCTCCTGTTATTGCGCCAGGCGCTGCATACTTTTACACGATGGACGGACGATGAACAAACGGCGTTTTGCCATGATGGCTTTGACGAAGTTGCCTATGTAAGCAACCTGCAAAAAGAAGGAAACAGCTACAAGCAGTACATGTACTACTACTATAAATCGATGGTCCATCTCATGTACGGGAACCACCTGCAGGCTGCCGAGCTGCTGGCTGAAGCTGAGCAATGGATGGATTCAGTAAGCGGACAAGTGCTTGTCAGCCAGCATGTTTTTATGCAAACACTGGCATTGACGGGGCTCTATGAGAACGCCAACCGACAGGAAAAATCGAAGTATGGGAAAAAAATCAAAGCAAATATCAAAAAGATGAAGGCGTGGGCAAAGGAATGCCCGGAAAATTTTCAGCACAAATGGTTGCTGATGTATGCGGAGTGGCTGCGTGTCACTGAGAAAAAACAAGAAGCAGGTCCTTTTTATGAACAGGCGGTTCAACTCGCCAAAAAAGATGTTTTCTTGCAAAACGAGGCAATGGCAAATGAATTGGCCGCCCAACATTACTTGGCCCTTGGACTTGAAACGATTGCGAAGGTATATATGACGGAGGCGCACGAGGTTTACATGCTATGGGGAGCAGTCGCCAAGGCACGAGAAATTGGGGAACGGTACCCTTATCTTTTGCAACGGGGAAGAAGCTTGGGAGCTTCCGCCGAGATTGCTACGACTGACCAGACAGCAGACCTCGTCGATTTAATGAGTGTCATCAAGGCGTCGCAAACGATTGCTAGCGAGCTCCGCTTGGAAATGCTGTTAGCGACGATGCTGCGCACGGTGATGAGCAATGCAGGTGCGGAGAAAGGAATCCTTCTGCTGAAAAAAGATGGTGACTGGCTCATCGAAGCTGCAGGCTCTGTCGATTTGGACGTGGAGATCATGCAGTCTGTCCCGTATGAGCAAAGTGGGATGCTCTCTGTCGCTGTCGTGAACTACACCATTCGTACAGAAGAGATGCTGGTGCTCCACAACGCTTCCGTTGAAGGCGTCTTTTTACGCGATGCGTACATTGCGAAGCACGAGCCGAAATCGATCCTATGCTCTCCGCTATGGCAGCAAGGAAAAATGATCGGCGTCATTTATTTGGAGAACAACGAGACGACACATGTGTTCAACGAAAAACGCTCAGAGCCGCTCAGACTGATCCTCTCGCAAATTGCGATCTTTATTGAAAATGCGAGGCTGTATCATCAATTGGAGCAGTGGAATCAATCCTTGGAAAAGATCGTGACAGAGCGTACCAATGAGATTCAGGCCCTTTTGCAGGCCAATAAAAATCTGTTAAACAATGCGGGACAAGGCTTCCTATCCTTTTCCAAAAACCTGCTGGTCCATTCCGAATACAGTCGGGAATGTCTACGGATTTTTGGCAGAGAACTGGCTGGGGTATCGGTCGCCGAGCTACTTTACCCAGATCGCTCAGAGGACAGTATGTTTATTCAATCCCTTTTGGAAAAGTACTTTGAAGCAAAGGACCAAGGGCAAAAAGAACTGTATCTCAGTCTATTTCCTACGGAAATCCAGATCAATGAAATGCCGTTGAAGCTGGCATGTAAGCCGATTTATGAAGATCGGCGAGATTCGCCAGAGGGCTTGATGCTGATCCTGACTGATATGAGTGAGCAACGGGCGCTCAAATCAAAGATGGAGCGAGAATGGCAAAGGTTGAATATGGTCGTAACCGTAGCGATTAGTCTCCCGCTCTTCCAAAAGGTACTGCGAGCTTTTGACGCTTTCTTTGAGGATGGGTGGAAGCAGGTCCTCGGGGAAGAGATGGCGGAATCCGAGAAGCTATTCAAATTGGTCGCTCAGATTCATCAGTTTAAAGGTGACTTCAGCCAATTACACTTGATTCATACACCGCAAAAGCTGCATGATTTGGAGTCATGGTTAATTCAATGGGCAAAATCCGAAGAACGCCTGTCCGGCGAGGATGTGCGCGCCCAGCAGACATTCGCAGGGGTTCAAGCTGCGATGCAGCAGGATTTGTCGATCATGCAGCACAAGCTAGGGGTCGGATTCCTGGATCATAATGAGCATGTGTACACTATTGCAAAAGAACGATGGGAAAGCTTCGAGCACGAGATCACCAGTCTAGTACAGGGGGAAGCTCAGCAGGAGCTGCTCCACCGCATCCGCAAGCTACGCTATCGTCCCGTGAAGGACATGTTGTCCCGTTATGAAGACTATGTAAGTGAGCTCGCCATCCGTTTAAATAAGACGATCGATCGGGTCGAATGGGATGCGGAAGAAGTGCAGGTCGATTCGGAGCGATTCGAGAATTTTGCGAGGAGCCTGGTTCACGTATTCAACAATGCCATCGACCATGGAATGGAAGAAGAGCAAGAACGATTGGCATGCGGAAAAGAACGCAGCGGCAAGATTCAATGCCGTATATGGCAAGAGGATACTTCCTTGTGCGTCACGATTCGTGATGATGGGCGTGGCGGAGATAGGGAAAAGCTAGAGTTAGCATTGGCTGAGTATGTCACGGTACAAGAACGTGCAAGTCTCGTATCGGGCAGAGGAATTGGCCTGTCCATTGTCAAACAAGAGGTTGAACAGTTGGGAGGAACCCTTGAGGTTCATACCCAAAAAGGAGAAGGCACCCGCTTTACTTTCCGAATTCCGTTGGAAGAAATTCGTTAG
- a CDS encoding response regulator transcription factor, which produces MARILIADDSLVVRDYMKIILERAGHQVIAEATNGLDAYQKYAVHLPDVVTMDINMPGMNGIETVKKIIDTFPDANIIMVSTNGLKPFVFEAINAGARHYILKPIDEERLLASITNSH; this is translated from the coding sequence ATGGCTCGTATACTGATAGCAGACGACTCCCTTGTCGTACGAGATTACATGAAAATCATTTTGGAACGGGCGGGCCATCAAGTCATTGCAGAAGCGACGAATGGATTGGACGCCTATCAAAAGTATGCGGTCCACCTCCCCGACGTGGTGACGATGGATATCAATATGCCAGGAATGAATGGCATAGAGACTGTCAAAAAAATCATCGACACCTTCCCCGACGCCAACATCATTATGGTCAGCACCAACGGATTAAAACCGTTCGTTTTTGAAGCAATCAACGCTGGAGCGCGCCATTACATTCTAAAACCGATCGATGAAGAACGACTTTTGGCTTCTATTACGAATTCTCATTAG